CCCCATTGCCGGGGGTCGCGGAgatgctgggggggggggggtgggacaGGTCAAGcagctccccccgccccccaaaACTTTGGATGTGCGGGGTGAGGGCTGAGCATTCTGTGcagcagggaaactgaggcgtggagcagggacagggacgagGGACATGTCCGAGGCTGTTCACCCGCTCCGTGTCCGAAATATCCAAGtggagaccccccccccctcatCCTCAACAcatcccctccccacccccccgctgcctcagtttccccacagCCCCGCTGGGGACACGCACGGTGACCGTCCCCCTGCTCCGCCGCCGCCGTGAATGGGTCCCTGTTTGTCACCCCCCTGCTGCCGTGTCCCCCTCCCCGCCGTGCCCCCTCCTCCCCGTGCCCCCCTCTTCCcgctgccttttcttttcccgCACAATCGCTGGCATTTATGGCGCCGGAGGCTCCGGTTACCCTGAGCCCGCTCGCTGTCACCACACAGGCTGGGGACGGTGACACCGGACCCCCCGCTCGGGGTTCCAGGCAGCGACAcggccccccccggcccccgaCCCTCCCCCAGGCGCGGGCGGATTCTCAGGTGGCCGATGGACACCGAGCCCTTCCCTGGGGTgattttttggggtccccctttcctccctccGGCTCTTGGTGGCTTTCGGGTGCTGCTGTGTGACAAACCGGGCAGAAAGAGCTCATCTCCTGCTTGttggggacaccgcggggacaaAGCTGGGCGtcactgggagctgtggcactgTGGGGACAGGTTTGGATGTCGCTGAGACAGTGGGGACATggctgggtgtccctggggtggtGACACCCTGAGGATGGGGTCAGttgtccccaggggctgtgaCACCGGGGTCAGGTCCCACTGGGGTCACCTCCTGCCCGGGggctgtgacacagcagggTCGGGGTCAGATGTCCCCGGGGGCTGTGACACCGCAGAGGGGACCGGGTTGGGGACAGTGGTGACCCCACGGAGGGGCTGGGGACGCGTCCCCCGCGCTGGCACTGCCCGGTGTGCAGGGCCCGTGACCCCCAGCCCCGCACAATGTCACCCGTCCCCGGTCCCCGCGGGGGAGGAGGGCGCCGCTTCGATCGCTCCCGCTCCCGGCTCCCATGGAATTAATGATCAATTAATTCCCTGCCCGGCTGCTAATTACCCAGCCCAGTCCCGGCCCCTCGGGGACGAGCGACAGGGTGGGGATGGTGGCCCAGCGTGgcggtggcactggggctgtctGGATGGGGTTGCTGTGACACCCTGAAGCATCCCTGGAGATTTTCCAAGACATCCCTGTGGCGTTTTGGGAGGGGGAAGAGCCTCTCTGGCTTTCCtcgtgtccccatgtccccgtgtctcTCTGTGCATGTGTCCTcaccctcctgtccccatgtccccagccctgccatgtcACCAGCAGTGCCTTCCCCACGTGCTGCTGGTGACAAACCACCGGTCTGGCCCCAATCCCcctgagggtttggggtgctccggggggggggggggggtaccCGCTGAGCGctgcccctcccagccctgcccgtgcccgCAGGTGCGGTGGGTGCCCACCCAGGGCGGGGGCCACCATGGCACCCCCACCCCGCGTccccctggtgctgctgctgctgctggcggcCGAGAGGATGGCGAGGGGCACCTTCCCCGAGGAGCCCGGCCCCATCGCCGTGGCCCCCCCGGACTGTGAGTGCCcacccggggctgggggggggtcGGGGTGCTGCACTGGGGCACGGGGGGGGGCACGGCTTGGCATGGAAAGGGAGGGGGGGttggggtgatttggggtgAAGGCAGGCGGGGGGCACCCAAGGGAGGGTTTTGGAATAGGATAGGATGGGACCACCCGTGGGCGGGGCTGGGCTTTGGGCTACTTTTGGGGGTGCCTATGGAAAGGGTttaggggttttggggtgctttgGGGTGAAGGCAGGCGGGGGGCACCCatggggtgggattttgggctgaagGCGGGAGGGAGGTGCCACCCTGTGGGTGGTCACCTGGGCTGTGTGGGGGTGCCCGGCCCCTTGTGTGACCCCTTGTGCCCCCCCAGATGTGAAGCACTACCCCGTGTTCGTGGGCCACGGCACCGCCCGCCCGGGGGGACCCGAGGGGGGCAGCACCCAGCGCCTCAACATCCAGCGCATCCTCAAGGTCAACCGGACCCTCTTCATCGGGGACAGGTCTGGaccccagcaccccaaagccTCCCCTCCACGGGGGTGGGCACCCCACACCCACCCCACTCCTCTTTGCTGGGCAGGACCCCACAACCTGCCCAGGGCACCCCAAATCTGCCATGGGgcatttggggggggggggtcactggCACTGACACTGCCCTGGTGATGTTCATTGtccaccccagcaccccaaatcttcccggggggggtgggggtggatCCTGTATCCCCAGTGCTGGGGGGCACATCCCAGCTGGGGGGTGGTGACACctgtgtccccctccccagggacaATGTCTATCGGGTCAGCCTGGAGCCCAGCGGGGCCGCTGAGATGCGCTACCACCGGGTAAGTGCTGGGGCTCCCAGGGGGTACtggggggtctcagggggtgctgggggtctcagggagctctgggaggGCCTCAGGGGGTTCTCAAGGGGGTGCTGTTGGATTGTCTCCATCCCCACACTGGTTTTCCCCACCCAGAAACTGACGTGGCGCTCGAACCAGCACGACATCAGCATCTGCCGGATGAAGGGCAAGCACGAGGTACAGCCCGGGGGATCTGCACCCCATGGGGACCCTCTGGTGGGGACTGAGCACCCTCTGTGACCGTGTCAcaccctgtcccctccccagtgtCACCACCCCATTCCCTCCCCATGGTTGTATCTCTGATTTATTGGTCGCTTGGCTAAATTGATTTTGTACTTAATTATTGGGGGCCAgaaatcccattcccagcttGCCATAAATGCAGTTCTGGGGTGAGAACAACCCCCCCAAGCCAtcccctggcagtgctgagggccTGCATGGGGTGGGATGAGGTgaggggggttttggggtgctgaggGTGACGGTCCCCTCTCCCGGCGCAGGCAGAGTGCCGAAATTTCGTCAaggtgctgctggtgaggaACGAGAGCCTCCTCTTCGTCTGTGGCACCAACGCCTTCAACCCTGTCTGCGCCAACTACAGCGTGAGCCCCCCGGGACAGATCCCTGTGTGGGAGGGGGGCTTGGGgtcagggaaggaggggacaCCCGTGGgaagggttttggggtgaagGCAGGAGGGGACACCCATGGGAAGGCAAGAGGGACACCCGTGGgaagggttttggggtgaagGCAGGAGGGGACACCCGTGGGAAGGCTCTGCAGCATCAACACCTTCAACCCTGTCTGTGCCAACCACAGCCAGAGCCCCCCCTCAGGATGGGGATCTCAGGTCCCCCTCGTGCCCGGCTGTGTCCTCACGTCCCCCTGTCACCCGCTCTAGATGGACACGCTGGAGCCCGTCGGGGACAACATCAGCGGCATGGCCCGGTGTCCCTACGATCCCAAGCACGCCAACGTGGCCCTGTTCACAGGTcagtggtggcactgccagTGTCCCGGCGGGCAccgtgtcccccagccctgctgacacCTTGTCCCCTGCAGGGGGGATGCTCTTCACCGCCACGGTGACGGATTTCCTGGCCATCGACGCCGTCATCTACCGCAGCCTCGGGGACAGCCCGACCCTGCGCACCGTCAAACACGACTCCAAGTGGTTCAAAGGTGTGTCCCcaccctgagctgtgccaggacatGGCACATGTCCCCTGTGACCCCACCCTGGGCCATCCctgaccccgctgtccccgcagaGCCCTACTTCGTGCACGCCGTGGAATGGAGGAGCCACGTCTACTTCTTCTTCCGGGAGATCGCCATGGAGTTCAACTACCTGGAGAAGGTGGGACACGTCCCACTGGGAAGTAGATTCACAGAACTCACAGaactcacagaatcactgggttggaaaagaccttaaagatcatccagtccaccccagccccaacacctcaactaaaccctggcacccagtgccacatccaggctttgtttaaACAaatccaggggtggtgactccaccaccaccacctccctgggcagagaattccagaactttatctctttttacattaaaaaatgtaaatttttttaaaattgtaaaatgtaaattttaaaattgtaaaatgtaaatttaaaatgtaaatttcccactatccaacctatatttcccttgacgCTAGACGATCCCAtagctcccttccaacccaaaccattctgtgatgccctcagggacacccagggtggggacagggacgcaGGGATGGCTGTTGGGGTCGGGTGGTGACAGGTGTCCTCCCTGCAGGTGGTGGTGTCACGGGTGGCCCGGGTGTGCAAGAACGACATGGGGGGCTCGCAGCGGGTGCTGGAGAAGCAGTGGACGTCCTTCCTCAAGGCCCGGCTCAACTGCTCCGTGCCGGGCGATTCCCACTTCTACTTCAACGTCATCCAAGCCGTGACGGACATCCTGGAGCTGGACGGGCGCCCCGTGGTCCTGGCCGTGTTCTCCACACCCACCAACAGGTCAGAGCCTCTCGTGCCCTGCCCAGACTGCCCAGGCTCAGTGGGATCGGAGCTGCGTGCCAGCTGGGATCTGGCTGGAATGCAGGCTGGATCCTGAGTGGGATCTGGGATGAGGCCTGGGGTGGGTCCAGCTGGGTCCTGGACAGGAAATGGATTCGCTTCCATTTGGGATCTGCAGGGCCCCTGGCGCTCCCGGGGCCTCCCCGTGTTCACCCCACAGCCGTGTCCCCACAGCATTCCCGGCTCCGCCGTCTGCGCCTTCGACATGACCCAAGTGGCCGCCGTCTTCGAGGGACGGTTCCGGGAGCAGAAGTCACCCGAGTCCATCTGGACACCTGTGCCAGAGGATATGGTGCCAAAGCCACGGTGAGGGaccgggatggggacagagctggcaaggactgctgctggcagggacacTGGTGGGACTGGGGAAaggaacagggctggggacagggacagaggcagCCATCCcgctgggatggggacaggaatggAGACAGGGGTGACGATAACCACGGCCAGTACcagcggggctggggacaggctggggacagcgccACTGAGCCGTGCCGTGGCCGCAGGCCCGGGTGCTGCGCGTCCCCGGGGATGCGCTACAACTCCTCCAGCGCCTTCCCCGACGAGATCCTCAACTTCGTCAAGACGCACCCGCTGATGGACGAGGCGGTGCCGGCCCTGGGCAACGCCCCCTGGATCCTCCGCACCATGACCCGGTGGGTGCccggggggcttggggacaccggggggcgctgggagggctggaaggggctgggaggtgctggaggtgctggcCAGAGCCTCCCGTGCTGCCTTTCCACGCTGGTGCCAGCACTGGGAGCGTTAGGAGAGCTGATAAATCTCATACACTTTGCAGTCAAGATTGTCTCGTCCTAATTAAATCTGCCTTAATTGCCGCTTGATGGGGAATTAATCAAGCCGCGCTCTTGGGCCGCAgcctcctggcagcagggcagccagggcgtgagcggggatggggacagggacatggaatggaatggggacagggacaggaatggggacagggacatgaaatggggacagggacatggaatggggacagggacctggGGATGGGGGAGTGGGAATGAGGGCAGGGttgtggggctggagctggggacatagggctggggatggtgacatggagctggggatggggacatggagaTGGGCTTGTGGGGCTCaccctttcccccctccctgggGACCCCCACACCCCAACACTGCTCCCTCCCCCACGCAGGTACCAGCTCCGTAAGATCGTGGTGGACAACGCAGCGGGGCCGTGGGGCAACCACACCGTGGTGTTCCTGGGCTCCAGCACCGGCACCGTGCTCAAGTTCCTCATCCTGCCCAACGCCACCAgcagccccgcgcccgccgcccccggcagCCAGAGCGTCTTCCTGGAGGAGTTTGAGACCTACCAGCCCGGGAGGTGAGTGCCAGGGTgccagaggaaggagagggggcAATAAGAGGGGTGGGTGGggtgcatggatggatggatggatgggtcaGAGGGATGCAAGGTTGGGAGGAATGGATGAGAAAATCTCTGGACTGGGACAGGCTCTGTGGAGGGCCCTGTGCTATGTGGAGGGCTGGGGCTATGATGagctctgccctgtccccaggtgtggcCGGGACACGGAGGACGAGCGGcggctcctggggctggagctggacaaGGCTGCggggtccctgctgctggccttcCCCCCGTGCGTGGCCAGGGTGCCCGTGGctcgctgccagcagcactcgGGCTGCATGAAGTGAGTGCCtcgggctgggcagggctcgCCGGTGGGGGCTGTGCGAGGAGTGGGGGGCTCACATCACCTCACATCCCAGGAATTCACCCTGTGCTGGACAGGGCTCGGCACGGCTGGGAGCAtggctggggaaactgaggcacagcacGTGGCAGGGACAGAGTCCcttgctggggctggggtgtTGTGTCCCCCTATCAGGGCTGACCCTGacatctctgctccctgccaggaaCTGCCTCGGGAGCCGGGATCCCTACTGTGGCTGGACACCCGAGGGCTCCTGCATCTTCctggagcccagccccaggTAACGCTGCCAGGCCTGGGGACATGCCGGGGGGACAGTGGCGTCCCCAGAGAGCAccggctcctgcagcccccaatTGTTGAGCCACAACAAATTAACTGCTCGctgaagggagctgggagactCTGCCAAACCATTTGGGACCCActgaccccccccccaatttGTACCCCCAGGGTGGCCTTCGAGCAGGACATCGCCGGCGGCAGCACGTCCCACCTGGGCGAGTGCGAGGGTGAGTGCGGGGCCGGGACCGGGCTCGGGGACGTGGTGGTGGCACCCGCAGGTCCCCTGACATGTCCCCAACGCCAGGGCTGGTGACGGAGAGCTTCGTGGACGAGCCGGACGGGCTGGTGTCGGTGAACCTCCTGGTGATCTCCTCCGTCGCCGCCTTCGTCATCGGCGCCGTCATCTCCGGCTTCAGCGTGTGCTGGTTCATCGGGCACCGGGACCGCAAGGAGCTGGCGCGGCGCAAGGACAAGGAGACGATCCTGGCGCACAGTGAGTCGGTGGTGAGCGTCAGCCGCCTGGGCGAGCGGCGGGCGCGCGGCGCCTTGCTGGCCCCGCTCATGCCCAACGGGTGGCCCAAGGAGCTGGGCAAGGTCACCCAACACGACCTGGACTCGGGGGTGCTGCCCACGCCGGAGCAGACCCCGCTGCAGCAGAAACGCTGCCCCGGAGCCCTCCAAAACTGCACCTGGGAGCAGAGTCACAACATCATCAACGCGGCTTTGCGGGACCCTGGAGGCTCCGGCCCCGCGGGCGCCGGGCGGGGGCACGGCGGCTCCGGCCGCCCGCCGCGGGGcatccccctctcctgccacgCCATCCTGGTggaccaggagctggaggcCGAACTCAGCGACTCCTCAGGTGACGGGCATTGGGGTCGAGACCCTCAGGAGGGTCCCCGCACCCGGCAGCACCCAC
This sequence is a window from Vidua macroura isolate BioBank_ID:100142 chromosome 26, ASM2450914v1, whole genome shotgun sequence. Protein-coding genes within it:
- the SEMA6B gene encoding semaphorin-6B; translation: MAPPPRVPLVLLLLLAAERMARGTFPEEPGPIAVAPPDYVKHYPVFVGHGTARPGGPEGGSTQRLNIQRILKVNRTLFIGDRDNVYRVSLEPSGAAEMRYHRKLTWRSNQHDISICRMKGKHEAECRNFVKVLLVRNESLLFVCGTNAFNPVCANYSMDTLEPVGDNISGMARCPYDPKHANVALFTGGMLFTATVTDFLAIDAVIYRSLGDSPTLRTVKHDSKWFKEPYFVHAVEWRSHVYFFFREIAMEFNYLEKVVVSRVARVCKNDMGGSQRVLEKQWTSFLKARLNCSVPGDSHFYFNVIQAVTDILELDGRPVVLAVFSTPTNSIPGSAVCAFDMTQVAAVFEGRFREQKSPESIWTPVPEDMVPKPRPGCCASPGMRYNSSSAFPDEILNFVKTHPLMDEAVPALGNAPWILRTMTRYQLRKIVVDNAAGPWGNHTVVFLGSSTGTVLKFLILPNATSSPAPAAPGSQSVFLEEFETYQPGRCGRDTEDERRLLGLELDKAAGSLLLAFPPCVARVPVARCQQHSGCMKNCLGSRDPYCGWTPEGSCIFLEPSPRVAFEQDIAGGSTSHLGECEGLVTESFVDEPDGLVSVNLLVISSVAAFVIGAVISGFSVCWFIGHRDRKELARRKDKETILAHSESVVSVSRLGERRARGALLAPLMPNGWPKELGKVTQHDLDSGVLPTPEQTPLQQKRCPGALQNCTWEQSHNIINAALRDPGGSGPAGAGRGHGGSGRPPRGIPLSCHAILVDQELEAELSDSSGDGHWGRDPQEGPRTRQHPPAGARRPLRSSYGDFGGTPHPSPERRRVVSAPSGEGGDFTEGPPWHPEQLNFNANNGTGRPGAHLKRNHTFNSGEAAAGGYGRHGTAARAARAPGTPRPLTDLHHLLRYGVERTPSGK